A region of Acidisarcina sp. DNA encodes the following proteins:
- the modB gene encoding molybdate ABC transporter permease subunit, which translates to MDLQALWLTFRLAFTTTLILLVVAIPLAGWLVLSRARWKPLVEALAGLPLLLPPTVLGFYLLVLLGPRTAPGRYYEALTGHQLTFSFAGLVVGSVLYSLPFALQPMTSGFAAIDQSVIDAAVLLGAGPLRLLLHILLPLARRSVLAAAVLAFTHTVGEFGVVLMIGGDIPGSTRTLSISIFDQVQDFAYAQANRTALVLLLFSFVALLLLYWRRSGASNA; encoded by the coding sequence CTGGTCGTGGCCATTCCGCTGGCCGGCTGGCTGGTGCTGAGCCGTGCCCGATGGAAACCTCTGGTCGAAGCGCTCGCCGGATTGCCCCTGCTCCTGCCGCCCACCGTCCTAGGCTTCTACCTGCTGGTGCTGCTGGGGCCGCGCACCGCTCCTGGGCGCTACTATGAAGCCCTGACCGGCCATCAGCTCACCTTCTCCTTTGCTGGATTGGTGGTTGGATCCGTCCTCTACAGCCTCCCCTTCGCCCTGCAGCCGATGACCTCCGGCTTTGCGGCAATCGATCAGTCCGTGATCGACGCCGCGGTGCTGCTGGGAGCGGGCCCACTCCGCCTGCTACTGCATATCCTTCTTCCCCTCGCACGCCGCTCCGTCCTGGCTGCCGCGGTTCTGGCTTTTACGCACACCGTCGGCGAGTTTGGCGTTGTGCTGATGATTGGCGGCGACATTCCGGGCTCTACGCGTACCTTGTCGATTTCCATCTTCGACCAGGTGCAGGACTTCGCCTACGCGCAGGCGAATCGCACCGCGCTGGTGCTCCTGCTCTTCTCCTTTGTTGCCCTGCTGCTGCTCTATTGGCGGCGAAGCGGAGCGTCCAATGCCTGA
- a CDS encoding ATP-binding cassette domain-containing protein, which yields MSTETRPFLTAQLQSRLGSFSLRAEFSLWAPWTVLFAPSGAGKTSVLRLLAGLTRPDRGSVLFRGNTLVNTAQGIFLPPGLRSIGFVTQQSALFQHMSVAENVAFGLRKLPLAERQRRVEAMLSLLQAESLANRRPAQLSGGEQQRVALARALAPEPQMVLLDEPFSALDATLKERVLPRLAAWLDERNIPAFYVSHDLAEAFQTAAEVIVMHEGVVVAQGSADEVLAEERNRLLRNLHIHPKV from the coding sequence GTGAGCACCGAAACCCGGCCGTTCCTCACCGCGCAACTTCAGAGCCGCCTTGGCAGCTTCTCGCTCCGTGCCGAATTCAGCCTTTGGGCGCCCTGGACCGTACTCTTCGCTCCCTCCGGAGCTGGCAAGACCAGCGTTCTGCGCCTCCTCGCCGGCCTGACGCGGCCAGATCGCGGCTCAGTCCTCTTTCGCGGCAACACCCTGGTAAACACGGCCCAGGGCATCTTCCTGCCACCGGGACTGCGAAGCATCGGCTTCGTAACCCAGCAGTCCGCCCTCTTTCAGCACATGAGCGTTGCAGAGAACGTGGCCTTCGGACTGCGAAAACTGCCCTTGGCCGAGCGCCAACGGCGGGTGGAAGCGATGCTCAGCCTGTTGCAGGCGGAATCACTCGCCAACCGCAGACCCGCGCAACTCTCTGGCGGAGAGCAACAGCGCGTTGCCCTTGCCCGGGCTTTGGCGCCGGAGCCCCAAATGGTGCTGCTCGACGAGCCCTTCTCCGCCCTGGACGCCACGCTGAAGGAGCGCGTCCTGCCCCGGCTCGCCGCCTGGCTCGACGAGCGAAATATTCCGGCGTTCTATGTCTCTCACGACCTGGCCGAAGCCTTCCAGACTGCGGCAGAGGTCATCGTGATGCATGAAGGGGTGGTTGTTGCGCAGGGGTCCGCCGACGAAGTGCTAGCCGAAGAGCGCAATCGGCTGCTCCGCAACCTTCACATACATCCGAAGGTATAG